A portion of the Cryptomeria japonica chromosome 5, Sugi_1.0, whole genome shotgun sequence genome contains these proteins:
- the LOC131045760 gene encoding GDSL esterase/lipase At5g03610: MDAMFSRLLFLIIILSLFAGRGIAGKARAFFVFGDSYADTGNRNPYNQTVNRTWRKPYGLTWPGYPAGRFSSGKIQTDFWGDILGLPVPIAYELLRSHDCKSTAKKIRQGVNFAVGGSGIFQAYGFITVAQQVKQFKKLIPGSHGFDSRKLSRSVVLISVAGNDYGAFLSSRNGSIEGLIDLVKPVVSGTIDAVKELYESGLRNFVVSNIGPFGCGPQIGKTSCDSNYNDFVALHTRLLREGVGSLKSDLKQLSIIISDLVSAINYIFSSPAQFGFVDLFVPCCAEKGGVELCGEVDEIGGALFAVCSNIEEKFFWDSVHPTQRGWDAIMWLYSHGANEENKTISFIDGAPNVIEWINSLGFVAYDMSTMLSPE, from the exons ATGGACGCCATGTTTTCTCGCCTTCTCTTTCTCATAATCATTCTCTCTTTATTTGCAG GGAGAGGCATCGCAGGCAAGGCTCGGGCGTTCTTTGTTTTCGGAGACTCTTATGCCGACACAGGAAATCGTAATCCATATAATCAAACTGTAAACCGGACATGGAGAAAACCATACGGTTTGACCTGGCCTGGCTATCCCGCAGGCAGATTTTCTTCTGGAAAAATCCAGACAGACTTTTGGG GGGATATTTTAGGGCTTCCTGTTCCCATAGCTTATGAGCTGCTGAGAAGTCATGACTGTAAATCAACTGCAAAGAAGATTAGACAAGGAGTGAATTTTGCAGTTGGAGGAAGTGGAATATTTCAAGCCTACGGTTTCATAACAGTAGCACAACAGGTGAAACAGTTTAAAAAACTGATACCAGGAAGTCACGGGTTCGATTCTCGCAAGCTCTCGCGATCTGTAGTTCTTATCTCTGTGGCTGGCAACGACTACGGTGCATTCCTTTCTAGTAGAAACGGCTCCATTGAG GGACTGATCGATCTGGTGAAACCTGTGGTAAGCGGGACAATCGACGCTGTGAAAGAGTTGTATGAAAGCGGACTTAGGAATTTTGTGGTGAGTAATATTGGGCCGTTTGGATGCGGGCCTCAGATCGGCAAAACATCCTGTGATTCAAACTACAACGACTTTGTAGCTCTTCATACAAGATTATTGAGAGAGGGCGTAGGAAGCCTTAAATCGGACCTCAAGCAATTGTCCATCATAATTTCAGATTTGGTGTCTGCAATTAATTATATCTTCTCCAGTCCTGCACAATTTG GTTTTGTGGATTTGTTCGTCCCTTGTTGTGCTGAGAAAGGTGGGGTTGAATTGTGTGGAGAGGTGGACGAAATAGGCGGGGCTTTATTTGCAGTGTGTTCAAACATAGAAGAAAAGTTCTTCTGGGATTCAGTCCATCCAACACAGCGAGGATGGGATGCGATAATGTGGCTGTACAGTCATGGAGCAAATGAAGAGAATAAAACAATCAGTTTTATTGACGGAGCGCCAAACGTTATTGAGTGGATAAATTCCCTTGGATTTGTGGCTTACGATATGTCCACAATGTTATCACCTGAATAA